A region from the Drosophila ananassae strain 14024-0371.13 chromosome 2L, ASM1763931v2, whole genome shotgun sequence genome encodes:
- the LOC6499235 gene encoding translation initiation factor IF-2, mitochondrial isoform X1 → MLKIGKFIARNATKANHVDRQRLGAVSRFYITNPLEINAEIVLGKDIINYNSRTMILVPRFQSPLLLREFHCSASRLKRRKTAEEKKSPRIIEYSPKKAQPGKSDAADVWRHMSVAQLAKELERSLDDVQEAMLYVKGADNIEPDAKIPDLQIIQEIAKKLAVKTRVVAPPDNASEDDQKERDVTPRPPASAELLKPRPPVVTVMGHVDHGKTTLLDSLRGADVAAGEAGGITQHIGAFTVTLENGERVTFLDTPGHAAFSAMRARGAVATDIIVLVVAAEDGVMAQTREVIQLAKEAQVPIIVALNKIDKPEANIEKSKQELTQMGLALEEHGGDVQVIPISALKGTNLQLLAEAVSTQATLMGLKADPTGFVEGIVVESKTDPRRGKLSTAIVSRGTLRKGSVLLSGLAHAKVRGLFDHNGQPLNEAPPGTPVEILGWRELPLAGELILEVETEKKAHAVLKYREQEAQREKIESSSDEIRKKEEEHQAKYRAEREARRLAGRFRVRGGQRVKQMDDNEGKPRVSVIIKGDVHGSVEAILDVLETYNSNENCRLDIVHYGVGNVTEGDLELAKAFDAIIYAFAVEAPQPKFAKDVNIRSYNIIYRLIDDLKEQLSNKLPPVEVEEVLGEANVLQNFLINEGRKEVPVAGCRCTKGVLKKAQKFRLLRDGETVYDGSLESMRHLKNEVDTIKKDVECGLRLKDTKVLPQAGDILQCYTTNTEAQKTDWDPGF, encoded by the exons atgttgaaaatagGAAAATTCATAGCGCGAAATg CCACAAAGGCTAATCATGTGGACAGACAACGACTAGGCGCTGTTAGCCGGTTTTATATAACGAATCCATTAGAAATAAACGCAGAGATTGTCCTTGGCAAGGATATAATAAACTATAACTCTAGGACTATGATCCTTGTGCCCAGATTTCAATCACCCCTGCTGCTCCGGGAATTCCATTGCTCAGCATCCCGCCTGAAGCGCCGGAAAACAGCCGAGGAGAAG AAATCCCCTAGAATTATAGAGTACTCCCCAAAGAAGGCCCAGCCAggaaaatccgacgctgcagacGTATGGCGGCACATGAGTGTGGCCCAATTGGCCAAGGAGCTCGAAAGGTCTTTgg ATGACGTCCAGGAGGCCATGTTGTATGTCAAGGGCGCGGATAACATTGAGCCTGATGCAAAGATTCCAGACCTTCAAATCATTCAGGAAATAGCCAAGAAGTTAGCGGTTAAGACCCGTGTGGTGGCCCCACCAGATAATGCCAGCGAGGATGACCAAAAGGAGCGCGACGTCACGCCCAGACCCCCGGCTTCGGCAGAGTTGCTGAAACCCCGTCCGCCAGTGGTCACAGTTATGGGACACGTTGACCATGGTAAGACCACGCTATTGGATTCTCTGCGAGGTGCCGATGTGGCTGCTGGGGAAGCTGGAGGCATAACGCAGCACATAGGCGCGTTTACAGTGACCTTGGAAAACGGGGAAAGAGTCACCTTTCTGGACACCCCCGGACATGCTGCCTTCAGCGCAATGCGAGCTCGGGGTGCCGTGGCCACGGACATCATTGTTCTGGTGGTAGCCGCCGAAGATGGGGTAATGGCTCAGACCCGTGAAGTAATACAGCTGGCTAAAGAGGCGCAAGTTCCTATTATCGTGGCTCTCAATAAAATTGATAAGCCGGAGGCAAATATT gagaaaAGCAAGCAAGAACTCACCCAAATGGGTCTGGCACTCGAGGAGCACGGCGGCGATGTTCAGGTGATACCCATTTCAGCTCTGAAGGGAACAAACTTGCAGCTCTTGGCCGAGGCCGTCAGCACTCAAGCCACCCTGATGGGCCTAAAAGCTGATCCTACGGGCTTCGTTGAGGGTATCGTGGTAGAGTCCAAAACAGATCCACGACGTGGAAAGCTGTCCACGGCCATCGTATCCCGAGGTACTCTTCGGAAGGGATCCGTACTCTTAAGCGGCCTAGCACATGCCAAGGTGCGGGGACTCTTCGATCACAATGGCCAGCCGCTCAACGAGGCGCCTCCTGGTACGCCTGTGGAGATACTTGGTTGGCGGGAACTTCCTTTAGCTGGTGAACTCATACTTGAGGTGGAAACAGAG AAAAAAGCTCATGCTGTGCTCAAGTATCGTGAGCAAGAGGCGCAGCGGGAAAAGATCGAGTCTAGCAGCGACGAAATCCGCaaaaaggaggaggagcacCAGGCCAAGTACCGGGCTGAACGAGAAGCTCGCAGACTGGCCGGTCGTTTTCGGGTCCGGGGTGGTCAGCGAGTGAAGCAAATGGATGATAACGAGGGCAAGCCAAGGGTCAGTGTAATCATCAAGGGAGATGTGCACGGATCCGTGGAGGCCATTCTGGATGTGCTGGAAACGTACAACAGCAATGAGAACTGTCGCCTGGACATCGTGCACTACGGAGTGGGCAATGTGACGGAGGGAGATCTGGAGCTGGCCAAGGCGTTCGATGCCATTATCTATGCCTTCGCCGTGGAGGCACCGCAACCAAAGTTTGCCAAAGATGTTAATATACGCAGCTATAACATCATCTACCGGCTAATTGACGACCTTAAGGAGCAGCTGAGCAACAAACTTCCACCCGTAGAGGTGGAGGAGGTGCTGGGCGAGGCAAATGTCCTGCAAAACTTCCTCATCAACGAGGGGCGCAAAGAGGTCCCCGTGGCAGGGTGTCGCTGCACCAAAGGGGTGCTAAAGAAGGCGCAAAAGTTTAGGCTGCTACGCGATGGGGAAACTGTCTACGATGGATCGTTGGAGTCCATGCGACATCTAAAAAACGAGGTGGATACTATTAAAAAAGATGTCGAGTGCGGGCTGCGATTGAAGGACACCAAAGTGCTGCCCCAAGCTGGCGACATTCTGCAATGCTACACCACGAACACGGAGGCCCAGAAAACGGACTGGGATCCAGGATTCTAA
- the LOC6499235 gene encoding translation initiation factor IF-2, mitochondrial isoform X2 codes for MSVAQLAKELERSLDDVQEAMLYVKGADNIEPDAKIPDLQIIQEIAKKLAVKTRVVAPPDNASEDDQKERDVTPRPPASAELLKPRPPVVTVMGHVDHGKTTLLDSLRGADVAAGEAGGITQHIGAFTVTLENGERVTFLDTPGHAAFSAMRARGAVATDIIVLVVAAEDGVMAQTREVIQLAKEAQVPIIVALNKIDKPEANIEKSKQELTQMGLALEEHGGDVQVIPISALKGTNLQLLAEAVSTQATLMGLKADPTGFVEGIVVESKTDPRRGKLSTAIVSRGTLRKGSVLLSGLAHAKVRGLFDHNGQPLNEAPPGTPVEILGWRELPLAGELILEVETEKKAHAVLKYREQEAQREKIESSSDEIRKKEEEHQAKYRAEREARRLAGRFRVRGGQRVKQMDDNEGKPRVSVIIKGDVHGSVEAILDVLETYNSNENCRLDIVHYGVGNVTEGDLELAKAFDAIIYAFAVEAPQPKFAKDVNIRSYNIIYRLIDDLKEQLSNKLPPVEVEEVLGEANVLQNFLINEGRKEVPVAGCRCTKGVLKKAQKFRLLRDGETVYDGSLESMRHLKNEVDTIKKDVECGLRLKDTKVLPQAGDILQCYTTNTEAQKTDWDPGF; via the exons ATGAGTGTGGCCCAATTGGCCAAGGAGCTCGAAAGGTCTTTgg ATGACGTCCAGGAGGCCATGTTGTATGTCAAGGGCGCGGATAACATTGAGCCTGATGCAAAGATTCCAGACCTTCAAATCATTCAGGAAATAGCCAAGAAGTTAGCGGTTAAGACCCGTGTGGTGGCCCCACCAGATAATGCCAGCGAGGATGACCAAAAGGAGCGCGACGTCACGCCCAGACCCCCGGCTTCGGCAGAGTTGCTGAAACCCCGTCCGCCAGTGGTCACAGTTATGGGACACGTTGACCATGGTAAGACCACGCTATTGGATTCTCTGCGAGGTGCCGATGTGGCTGCTGGGGAAGCTGGAGGCATAACGCAGCACATAGGCGCGTTTACAGTGACCTTGGAAAACGGGGAAAGAGTCACCTTTCTGGACACCCCCGGACATGCTGCCTTCAGCGCAATGCGAGCTCGGGGTGCCGTGGCCACGGACATCATTGTTCTGGTGGTAGCCGCCGAAGATGGGGTAATGGCTCAGACCCGTGAAGTAATACAGCTGGCTAAAGAGGCGCAAGTTCCTATTATCGTGGCTCTCAATAAAATTGATAAGCCGGAGGCAAATATT gagaaaAGCAAGCAAGAACTCACCCAAATGGGTCTGGCACTCGAGGAGCACGGCGGCGATGTTCAGGTGATACCCATTTCAGCTCTGAAGGGAACAAACTTGCAGCTCTTGGCCGAGGCCGTCAGCACTCAAGCCACCCTGATGGGCCTAAAAGCTGATCCTACGGGCTTCGTTGAGGGTATCGTGGTAGAGTCCAAAACAGATCCACGACGTGGAAAGCTGTCCACGGCCATCGTATCCCGAGGTACTCTTCGGAAGGGATCCGTACTCTTAAGCGGCCTAGCACATGCCAAGGTGCGGGGACTCTTCGATCACAATGGCCAGCCGCTCAACGAGGCGCCTCCTGGTACGCCTGTGGAGATACTTGGTTGGCGGGAACTTCCTTTAGCTGGTGAACTCATACTTGAGGTGGAAACAGAG AAAAAAGCTCATGCTGTGCTCAAGTATCGTGAGCAAGAGGCGCAGCGGGAAAAGATCGAGTCTAGCAGCGACGAAATCCGCaaaaaggaggaggagcacCAGGCCAAGTACCGGGCTGAACGAGAAGCTCGCAGACTGGCCGGTCGTTTTCGGGTCCGGGGTGGTCAGCGAGTGAAGCAAATGGATGATAACGAGGGCAAGCCAAGGGTCAGTGTAATCATCAAGGGAGATGTGCACGGATCCGTGGAGGCCATTCTGGATGTGCTGGAAACGTACAACAGCAATGAGAACTGTCGCCTGGACATCGTGCACTACGGAGTGGGCAATGTGACGGAGGGAGATCTGGAGCTGGCCAAGGCGTTCGATGCCATTATCTATGCCTTCGCCGTGGAGGCACCGCAACCAAAGTTTGCCAAAGATGTTAATATACGCAGCTATAACATCATCTACCGGCTAATTGACGACCTTAAGGAGCAGCTGAGCAACAAACTTCCACCCGTAGAGGTGGAGGAGGTGCTGGGCGAGGCAAATGTCCTGCAAAACTTCCTCATCAACGAGGGGCGCAAAGAGGTCCCCGTGGCAGGGTGTCGCTGCACCAAAGGGGTGCTAAAGAAGGCGCAAAAGTTTAGGCTGCTACGCGATGGGGAAACTGTCTACGATGGATCGTTGGAGTCCATGCGACATCTAAAAAACGAGGTGGATACTATTAAAAAAGATGTCGAGTGCGGGCTGCGATTGAAGGACACCAAAGTGCTGCCCCAAGCTGGCGACATTCTGCAATGCTACACCACGAACACGGAGGCCCAGAAAACGGACTGGGATCCAGGATTCTAA